AAGGCATCGGGAACATCAATTGACCCAATATTAATCTTGACCCCTATAAAGCCGCAGTCGCTTTTTTCGTTTTCATTTCTGATTTCTCCGATAAAGCTCTTTGGCTCTTCCACCAGAAACCAAGGACGTTTGCCCGCATGCCATTTATTTTTGTCTTTGGTCCTCATTTCCTCTTCGGTTCCGATCCCGAAGATTTTTTCAGGCTCAATACTGGTAATCTTCATTTTAAAGTCAATTTGCGCATCATGGATCATGAGGGGATTCATGGGAAGAGCCGCGAGGGTGGGAACGCTTACCCGGTATTTTTTTATTTCTCCATTGATTTCACGTTCCTGAATAAACTCAAGCCGGTACAGATTATCCGATTTGTTTTCATCATTTAG
The window above is part of the Sediminispirochaeta bajacaliforniensis DSM 16054 genome. Proteins encoded here:
- a CDS encoding DUF2589 domain-containing protein, whose amino-acid sequence is MADYTKLSLAQAILASVDSIIKAQIHASRSFLSSILQMGFGHQGLDDEGNILNDENKSDNLYRLEFIQEREINGEIKKYRVSVPTLAALPMNPLMIHDAQIDFKMKITSIEPEKIFGIGTEEEMRTKDKNKWHAGKRPWFLVEEPKSFIGEIRNENEKSDCGFIGVKINIGSIDVPDALGTYINALSEFSIAEPLDDQGVENV